The Vibrio penaeicida sequence TAAACAACGGCTTACGTACTTGTAGGGTGTATTACTTTAATAACGCTGATGCGCAGTTGAATGAAACGTTCACTTTTATCACTTCACTTTTAACAAAACGTTCAATAAATCCGTGTGTGATCCCGCTCAAAATGTATGTAGTTAATTGAAAATAAAGAAAAATTTCATACCGATAAATGTGGAACAAAAAATGCTCTTGTGGAGATGGCGAAAATAATAATGCTGCGCAAGTGACCTACACAAATGCGCAGTTTTAGCTGGAAGCTAAGGAGTAAAACAATGAAAAGAATGTTGATCCTTGCTGCTACAGTCAGTTTGTCATTTTCAGCATGGAGCCAAACCGATGCCACTCAATTCGGTTCGCTACCCACACTAAAAATCGACGCTGCAAAAGCAGAATTGGGAAAACGCCTATTCTTCGATACTCGGTTATCGGGAAATACTGCGCTGTCTTGCGCATCCTGTCATCAACCTGAAAACGGGTATTCCTACCCAGAAGCACTTGGACCTGCATATACCGGCAGCAAAGGCTTTCGAAACGTGCCGACCTTAATCAATACCGTTTATAAGAAGGTTTGGTTTCACGATGGTCGAATCGGCACCAATCTGAATGATGTCACGCGTGAAAATATCACAGAAGATTGGTTGATGAACATGGACATGCGTTTGATGCAAGAACGGTTAAAACAAGATCCAACTTACATAAAAATGTTCAAAGAGGCTGGATACGGAGAGCCGTCAAACGGAAGCGTACGCAAGGCCATTCCAGAATATTTAAAAACCCTAACAGCAAACACCACACCTTTTGACAAGCAAAAGCTCAGTACTAGCGCCCAAAAAGGGTTTGAGATTTTCAAAGGAAAGGGCAGATGCAGTGCTTGCCACAGCGGTCCTTT is a genomic window containing:
- a CDS encoding cytochrome-c peroxidase, translating into MLILAATVSLSFSAWSQTDATQFGSLPTLKIDAAKAELGKRLFFDTRLSGNTALSCASCHQPENGYSYPEALGPAYTGSKGFRNVPTLINTVYKKVWFHDGRIGTNLNDVTRENITEDWLMNMDMRLMQERLKQDPTYIKMFKEAGYGEPSNGSVRKAIPEYLKTLTANTTPFDKQKLSTSAQKGFEIFKGKGRCSACHSGPLFSDGKPYNIGVPENLDIFRDPMRHQTFIAFNMFMGTENYMNQKRDVGAHVQTHKADGTDKGKFITPTLRELTFTAPYMHNGMLETLEDVVAFYNQGGGEDSNKDKRLKPLNLSAQEQSDLVAFLSSLSSEPLTSDKHVWKANDYNYQLISDWRNVKN